In Duganella zoogloeoides, a single genomic region encodes these proteins:
- a CDS encoding GNAT family N-acetyltransferase: MPLTRAPAAVLLRPAVTSDQAFLDALYLSTRDDLQALAGDPALRPTIAALIAMQQQAQATGYRAAYPGAEYLVIEHGGAAVGRVVVHADDGSLRLVDISVLPAARGHGCATAVLSQLQQRAADAAHAMHLTVRRDNAGARRLYQRLGFAIVADDALDLHLRWQP, from the coding sequence ATGCCATTAACTCGCGCACCTGCGGCGGTGCTGCTGCGTCCTGCCGTTACGTCCGACCAGGCGTTTCTCGATGCCCTGTATTTATCCACGCGCGACGACTTGCAGGCCCTGGCCGGCGATCCCGCGCTGCGCCCCACGATCGCTGCGCTGATCGCCATGCAGCAGCAGGCGCAGGCGACCGGCTACCGGGCTGCCTACCCGGGTGCCGAATACCTGGTGATCGAGCATGGCGGCGCGGCAGTAGGCAGGGTGGTCGTGCACGCTGATGATGGCAGCCTGCGGCTGGTCGATATCAGCGTGCTGCCGGCGGCGCGCGGGCACGGGTGTGCAACCGCTGTGCTGTCGCAGTTGCAGCAGCGCGCCGCCGACGCCGCGCACGCCATGCACCTGACGGTGCGCCGCGATAACGCCGGCGCGCGCCGCCTGTACCAGCGGCTGGGCTTTGCCATCGTTGCCGACGACGCGCTCGACCTGCACCTGCGGTGGCAGCCGTGA
- a CDS encoding HlyD family efflux transporter periplasmic adaptor subunit, whose product MAAVTVAAQVDVAQVVDTATDPALEYLAPLREDLALQPAPPGLDGAPHWHVYDAVRNRFFRIGWLEFELLSRWRGGLTAGALCDAVARETALAPDAEDVLDVQRFLQLNELLRADHAGLRAHLQRLAVGRKPSPLTWMLHHYLFFRVPLVRPNTFLDRTSRWILPLFRTAFFATCALLSLLGIWRVLDQWSAFSSTFLYFFSWQGALYYGLALAVAKVLHELAHAYTCKYYGVRVPAMGVALMMMWPLLYTDTSEAWKLTSRRARLAIGAAGVVAELILAGMAALLWSLAPDGGFKSAMYILAAVTWVSTLAINLNPFMRFDGYYLLMDLLDVPNLSERSFAIARWRLRKAVLGVQAPFPEPQLAARAGWLTLYAYATWLYRLIMFTGIAAAVYFFFFKALGVILFAVEITWFVLRPVWTELRAWWRLRQRWSGNAGRSALALLGLLLVLAVPWRSDVVADGYWQAGKHTQLFPPMPARVEQVLVREGQPVTTGQPLFVLTAPAVDSQMQQVQSRIDGLVRQINGAIDNPSLYERSRVLEQELAAARAEYAASSAESGRLTVTAPHDGVVRDLDTSLYPGAWVGRGRVLGRVVDASTALAQVFVHESDIARVQPGAHAQLFERRHDGAVMAATVVGIDSTASRALPEAMLSSVHGGPIAARESRQGESVANEALYRVTLQLEHGGGASMAPVAAHIDGERSSVLWRGARKVAGVLVRESGL is encoded by the coding sequence GTGGCAGCCGTGACCGTCGCTGCGCAAGTCGACGTCGCGCAAGTCGTCGACACAGCGACCGACCCGGCGCTCGAATACCTGGCGCCGCTGCGCGAAGACCTCGCCCTGCAGCCGGCCCCGCCTGGCCTGGACGGCGCGCCGCACTGGCACGTCTACGATGCCGTGCGCAACCGGTTTTTTCGCATCGGCTGGCTGGAATTCGAATTATTGTCGCGCTGGCGCGGCGGCTTGACCGCCGGCGCCCTGTGCGACGCCGTGGCGCGCGAAACCGCGCTGGCCCCCGATGCCGAGGACGTGCTCGACGTCCAGCGCTTCCTGCAACTGAACGAACTGCTGCGCGCCGACCACGCCGGCTTGCGTGCCCACCTGCAGCGGCTGGCGGTCGGCCGCAAGCCGTCGCCGCTCACCTGGATGCTGCACCATTACCTGTTTTTCCGCGTGCCGCTTGTGCGTCCCAATACCTTCCTCGACCGCACCAGCCGCTGGATCTTGCCACTGTTCAGGACGGCATTTTTCGCGACCTGTGCGCTGCTGTCGCTGCTGGGGATCTGGCGCGTGCTCGACCAGTGGTCGGCTTTTTCCAGCACCTTCCTGTATTTCTTCTCGTGGCAGGGCGCCCTGTACTACGGCCTGGCGCTGGCCGTGGCCAAGGTGCTGCACGAACTGGCCCATGCCTACACCTGCAAGTATTACGGGGTGCGGGTGCCGGCCATGGGAGTGGCGCTGATGATGATGTGGCCGCTGCTGTACACCGATACGTCGGAAGCCTGGAAGCTCACGTCACGGCGGGCCCGGCTGGCCATCGGCGCCGCCGGGGTGGTGGCCGAGCTCATACTGGCCGGCATGGCGGCGTTGCTGTGGAGCCTGGCGCCGGACGGCGGCTTCAAGAGCGCCATGTACATCCTCGCTGCCGTCACCTGGGTCAGCACGCTGGCGATCAATCTCAATCCGTTCATGCGCTTCGACGGCTATTACCTGCTGATGGATCTGCTAGATGTGCCGAACTTGTCGGAACGCAGTTTTGCCATTGCCCGCTGGCGCCTGCGCAAGGCAGTGCTGGGCGTGCAGGCGCCGTTTCCCGAGCCGCAGCTGGCGGCGCGCGCGGGCTGGCTTACGCTGTATGCGTACGCTACCTGGCTCTATCGGCTGATCATGTTTACGGGCATCGCCGCCGCCGTGTATTTTTTCTTCTTTAAAGCGTTGGGAGTCATTTTGTTTGCGGTGGAAATAACCTGGTTCGTGTTGCGCCCCGTGTGGACCGAGCTGCGCGCCTGGTGGAGACTGCGCCAGCGTTGGTCGGGCAATGCCGGGCGCAGCGCGCTGGCATTGCTGGGGCTGTTGCTGGTGCTGGCCGTGCCCTGGCGCTCGGACGTGGTGGCAGACGGCTATTGGCAGGCCGGCAAGCATACCCAACTGTTCCCGCCGATGCCAGCGCGCGTGGAACAGGTCCTGGTCAGGGAAGGACAGCCGGTAACGACCGGCCAGCCGCTGTTCGTGCTGACTGCGCCTGCGGTCGACAGCCAGATGCAGCAGGTGCAAAGCCGCATCGACGGCCTGGTGCGGCAAATCAACGGCGCCATCGACAACCCGTCGCTATACGAGCGCTCGCGCGTGCTGGAGCAGGAATTGGCGGCGGCGCGGGCCGAGTATGCAGCCAGCAGCGCCGAATCGGGCCGCCTGACGGTGACCGCGCCGCACGACGGCGTGGTCCGCGATCTCGATACCAGCCTGTATCCGGGCGCCTGGGTGGGCCGGGGGCGCGTCCTGGGACGCGTAGTCGACGCCAGCACGGCGCTGGCGCAGGTCTTCGTGCATGAATCGGATATCGCCCGGGTGCAGCCCGGCGCGCATGCGCAGCTGTTCGAGCGGCGCCATGACGGCGCGGTCATGGCAGCGACCGTGGTCGGCATCGACAGCACCGCCAGCCGCGCCTTGCCTGAAGCCATGCTCTCTTCCGTGCATGGCGGACCGATTGCCGCGCGCGAAAGCCGGCAAGGCGAGTCGGTGGCCAACGAGGCCTTGTACCGGGTGACCTTGCAGCTCGAGCACGGCGGCGGGGCCAGCATGGCGCCGGTGGCGGCGCATATCGATGGCGAGCGCAGCAGCGTACTGTGGCGCGGCGCGCGCAAGGTGGCGGGCGTGCTGGTGCGCGAAAGTGGCCTGTAG
- a CDS encoding phage tail protein, with translation MADPFTGEIRIFAGTFAPADWAFCNGQLIPIQQNSALYAILGAQYGGDGKTNFGLPNLNGMAPMHQGAGPGLTPRDMAETGGVASVTLATAEMPNHTHYPQALSAVGNQAAPGAGVWSQNFSAGRNPTPVIQYTEVTTAAPVNTTMHPLALGVTGGSLPHNNMQPFLPLQFIICLYGEWPSRP, from the coding sequence ATGGCAGATCCATTTACCGGAGAAATCCGGATCTTCGCCGGCACGTTCGCCCCCGCCGACTGGGCCTTCTGTAATGGCCAGCTGATACCGATCCAGCAAAATTCGGCCCTGTACGCGATTCTTGGAGCGCAATATGGCGGCGACGGCAAGACCAATTTTGGCTTGCCTAACCTCAATGGCATGGCGCCCATGCACCAGGGAGCAGGCCCCGGCCTGACGCCACGCGACATGGCGGAAACGGGCGGCGTGGCAAGTGTCACGCTGGCCACGGCCGAGATGCCCAACCACACCCACTACCCGCAGGCGCTTAGCGCGGTCGGCAACCAAGCCGCCCCAGGCGCGGGCGTCTGGTCGCAAAACTTCTCGGCCGGCCGCAACCCCACCCCGGTGATCCAATACACGGAAGTGACGACCGCGGCCCCCGTCAACACCACCATGCATCCATTGGCGCTGGGCGTGACCGGCGGCAGCTTGCCGCACAATAACATGCAGCCCTTCCTGCCGCTGCAATTCATTATCTGCCTGTATGGCGAGTGGCCGAGCCGGCCATAA
- a CDS encoding phage tail protein — MEPFLGEIRLFSIGFTPKGWAACEGQLLPLKNNVALFSLLGTQYGGDGTTTFALPDLRGRVPVHCGSTYKQGVAAGEATHTLTIPEMPAHNHVILASTAPVNSTLVSGNTWGSFAAGYDVTPNIAMDPHAIAASGGNQPHNNMQPFLALNFCIAVQGLFPSRN; from the coding sequence ATGGAACCATTTTTAGGTGAGATACGCTTGTTCAGCATCGGTTTTACGCCCAAGGGATGGGCGGCGTGCGAAGGCCAGCTTTTACCGCTCAAGAACAATGTCGCTTTGTTCTCCTTGCTGGGAACGCAATATGGCGGCGATGGCACCACGACCTTCGCATTGCCCGACCTGCGCGGCCGCGTGCCTGTCCACTGCGGCAGCACCTACAAGCAAGGTGTAGCCGCCGGCGAAGCTACGCATACGCTGACCATCCCCGAGATGCCTGCGCACAACCATGTCATCCTGGCATCGACCGCGCCCGTCAATTCCACCTTGGTTAGCGGCAATACCTGGGGCAGCTTTGCGGCTGGCTACGACGTCACCCCCAACATCGCCATGGATCCCCACGCCATCGCCGCCTCTGGCGGGAATCAGCCACACAACAACATGCAACCTTTCCTGGCCTTGAACTTCTGCATCGCCGTGCAAGGACTATTTCCATCGCGCAATTAA
- a CDS encoding phage tail protein, translated as MSECYLGEIRIFAGNYAPLGWEMCNGQLLSVSQYQALFTLLGTTYGGNGATTFGLPDLRGRVPIHKGNGYTQGMAGGTEEVTLINSQLPSHTHIPAAQSAVGSAGTPTGAVWAASSTNSNIYTNNTATLAPMASTSILPFGGSQPHENMMPYMALSFIIAVEGIFPTQQ; from the coding sequence ATGTCGGAATGTTATCTGGGCGAAATCCGCATCTTCGCGGGAAACTATGCGCCTCTTGGCTGGGAAATGTGCAACGGTCAATTGCTGTCCGTTAGCCAATACCAGGCCCTGTTTACCTTGTTGGGCACCACGTATGGTGGCAACGGTGCCACCACCTTCGGCCTGCCGGACTTGCGCGGCCGCGTGCCTATTCACAAAGGCAATGGCTATACACAGGGCATGGCGGGCGGCACCGAGGAGGTCACCTTGATTAACAGCCAGCTGCCGTCGCACACACACATTCCGGCGGCGCAGTCAGCGGTCGGTTCGGCCGGTACGCCGACCGGTGCCGTTTGGGCAGCCTCGTCCACCAACAGCAATATCTACACCAACAACACGGCAACCCTGGCCCCAATGGCGTCAACGAGCATCTTGCCTTTCGGTGGCTCGCAGCCCCACGAGAACATGATGCCCTACATGGCGCTGTCCTTCATCATCGCGGTAGAAGGCATTTTCCCCACCCAGCAATAA
- a CDS encoding aspartyl/asparaginyl beta-hydroxylase domain-containing protein produces MSAPSAWLRLLLQFDVARMQQDSDRFAAADWISHFNTCAYENGWSCLPLRAPGGDARQIMPLDGASYADTPQLARCPYLQQVIGRFECEVGAARLMALAAGAVIREHTDPGTALADGVTRIHIPIHTSPRVLFHIEGQPVHFDAGHAWYMDASCRHAVANHGHAARVHLVLDCTTNDWLRDQFAAAGFVPRPAPRYGVRGIHDGNVHELIASLRRIGAPAAVAEADRLAALCARVTA; encoded by the coding sequence ATGAGCGCACCGAGCGCCTGGCTGCGGCTGCTCTTGCAGTTCGACGTGGCCCGCATGCAGCAGGACAGCGACCGGTTCGCGGCCGCCGACTGGATCAGCCATTTCAATACCTGTGCCTATGAAAACGGCTGGAGCTGCCTGCCGCTGCGCGCGCCGGGCGGCGACGCGCGCCAGATCATGCCGCTCGACGGCGCCAGCTACGCCGATACGCCGCAACTGGCGCGCTGCCCGTACCTGCAGCAGGTGATCGGCCGCTTCGAGTGCGAGGTGGGCGCTGCCAGGCTGATGGCGCTGGCAGCGGGCGCGGTGATACGCGAGCATACCGATCCCGGCACGGCGCTGGCCGATGGCGTCACGCGCATCCACATCCCCATCCATACCTCGCCCCGCGTGCTGTTCCACATCGAAGGCCAACCCGTGCATTTTGACGCCGGCCATGCCTGGTACATGGACGCCAGCTGCCGCCACGCGGTGGCAAACCATGGCCATGCGGCCCGCGTGCACCTGGTACTGGACTGCACCACCAACGACTGGCTGCGGGACCAGTTCGCTGCGGCCGGTTTCGTGCCCAGGCCGGCACCGCGTTACGGCGTGCGTGGCATCCATGACGGCAATGTCCACGAACTGATCGCCAGCCTGCGCCGCATCGGCGCGCCCGCTGCAGTGGCCGAGGCCGATCGGCTGGCCGCGCTGTGCGCCAGGGTGACGGCATGA
- a CDS encoding SAM-dependent methyltransferase → MTTISEAVSSSESQAELARIARALADPARSLISLIGETGQLRALVERHTRLCMDGSVHMSVGTSFLPSGKAISPIQAALCAREPLRTAAFIQGLAQAIRHAAVPGRPVSVLYAGCGPFALLALPLMAVFTPQQVRFTLLEVHQDALDDARALIDELDYGAHVAGFVCADAATWRIAPEMQVDVIVSETMNTALGKEPQVSIMRNLLSQAPQATLVPSAIAVHLGTVGRRGGEPCTDWGRIFEIDAAAIMDWQTLHGPSLPAATIRLPEVLGEGPRLLTRIRVYDGIALLDYESSLNLPLHLPGKPQLPGGATLAFSYQLGPAPGLAWEVV, encoded by the coding sequence ATGACAACGATTTCTGAGGCCGTTTCGTCCAGCGAAAGCCAGGCCGAACTGGCGCGTATTGCCCGCGCCCTTGCCGATCCGGCCCGTTCGCTGATCTCGCTGATCGGTGAAACCGGGCAGCTGCGCGCCCTGGTCGAGCGACATACGCGGCTGTGCATGGACGGTTCTGTCCACATGAGCGTGGGTACCAGTTTCCTACCCAGTGGCAAGGCAATTTCGCCGATACAAGCGGCCCTGTGTGCGCGCGAACCGTTGCGCACCGCTGCCTTTATCCAGGGACTGGCGCAAGCGATCCGCCATGCCGCCGTGCCTGGTCGCCCGGTGTCGGTGCTGTATGCCGGCTGCGGCCCGTTCGCCTTGCTGGCCCTGCCGCTGATGGCCGTCTTCACGCCGCAGCAAGTGCGCTTCACGCTGCTGGAAGTGCACCAGGACGCGCTCGACGATGCGCGCGCGCTGATCGATGAGCTGGACTATGGCGCCCACGTTGCCGGGTTTGTCTGCGCCGACGCCGCCACCTGGCGCATTGCGCCCGAGATGCAGGTTGACGTCATCGTCAGCGAAACCATGAACACGGCGCTGGGCAAGGAACCGCAGGTGTCCATCATGCGTAATCTGTTGAGCCAGGCGCCGCAGGCCACGCTGGTGCCAAGCGCCATCGCCGTGCATCTGGGGACGGTGGGGCGCAGAGGCGGCGAGCCGTGCACCGACTGGGGCCGCATCTTCGAGATTGATGCCGCCGCGATCATGGACTGGCAAACGCTGCACGGGCCGTCGCTGCCGGCGGCCACCATCCGTCTGCCCGAGGTGCTCGGTGAGGGGCCAAGGCTGCTCACGCGTATCCGCGTGTACGACGGCATTGCCCTGCTCGATTATGAAAGCAGCTTGAACCTGCCGCTGCACCTGCCGGGAAAACCGCAGTTGCCGGGCGGCGCGACGCTGGCATTTTCGTATCAACTGGGCCCGGCGCCGGGGTTGGCGTGGGAAGTCGTGTAA
- a CDS encoding FimV/HubP family polar landmark protein — protein MKTLVGAVASAVLISANAAGLGKLTVLSALGQPLRAEIELSAVTPEEASGLSVRLAPADAFRTANIDFNPALSALRFEVEQRNGRQVVRVSSSQPLNEPFVDLLLELNWNGGRMVREYTFLLDPPEMRGAQSPQVAAPVDLGPARTPTTTTAPATAPVAARAPAAADAKPAARPAAKATVEEITVKRGDTLSAIASQVKPVDVSLDVMLVALYRANPEAFMGNNMNRLKSGQILAVPDAGAIRAADGDGESGARSVVVAHARDFNAYRARLAGQVANSTPSKDAGTGQSSSGKITAKVEEKPNAVNAARDKLTLSKATADKPGEGKTGAAVEDRIAKQKQVEDASSRVQELEKNVNDLEKLMEVKSKSAATAPVAPAAPVAAEQAASAPAPTRMAPVIPPRKLEEPGLFDKLMANSQMVGLLVAGLLVAVVAALAAIAARRRRKFVVPRDESGPDGLDAAPAWDPAPTAPAAAVAGGVAAGVATDAAAVEPVVGADNSGFDTHFAPSASQLDNNEVDPVAEADVYIAYGRDAQAEEILKEALRNHPERHAARLKLLEIYANRHDARTFESQASELYSLTRGQGDEWAQAARMGRELEPGNPLYASLDADSADSFGTAPVAATAGVVAAATAAAAYAAYDHDDSDGDVPAEATAFGAAAGGADAYDTAPAAYDTGFNDDLETALPQAADAAVSPASVAAQANAADFGLGGLDFAAPDPYAQDPFGKVPAETVPFLQDDNFNLSLDKPAPAPAEEPAYDPSMDFSLDLPAEPAQPAALDKASVAADADATRVPLDFDAADFTIPDVPALAVPPAEPAPAPAPAVADKDAAPEFDLSGIDFDLNSQPEPAEPAASAETGRAETGRAETGRAETGRAEPMSALHMEMDTKLDLAVAYQEIGDKEGARELLDEVLRGGSDEQVAKATAMKEQLG, from the coding sequence TTGAAAACCCTTGTCGGCGCCGTTGCCAGCGCAGTGTTGATATCGGCTAACGCTGCTGGACTGGGCAAACTCACCGTGCTGTCGGCACTGGGCCAGCCGCTGCGCGCCGAAATCGAACTGAGCGCCGTCACCCCCGAGGAGGCCAGCGGCCTGTCGGTGCGGCTGGCGCCAGCCGACGCCTTCCGCACCGCCAATATCGACTTCAACCCCGCGCTGTCCGCACTGCGCTTCGAGGTCGAACAGCGCAATGGCCGCCAGGTGGTGCGCGTGTCGTCCAGCCAGCCGCTCAACGAACCGTTTGTCGACCTGCTGCTGGAACTGAACTGGAATGGCGGGCGCATGGTGCGCGAATACACGTTCCTGCTCGATCCGCCCGAAATGCGCGGCGCGCAGTCGCCGCAGGTGGCAGCACCGGTGGACCTGGGGCCGGCGCGTACGCCGACCACCACCACGGCGCCGGCCACGGCGCCGGTCGCAGCCAGGGCGCCCGCCGCCGCTGATGCCAAACCAGCCGCCAGGCCGGCAGCCAAAGCCACCGTCGAGGAAATCACTGTCAAGCGCGGCGATACCCTGAGCGCCATCGCCAGCCAGGTCAAGCCGGTCGATGTCTCGCTCGACGTGATGCTGGTGGCGCTGTACCGCGCCAACCCGGAAGCGTTCATGGGCAACAATATGAACCGCCTGAAGTCCGGCCAGATCCTGGCCGTGCCTGACGCCGGCGCCATCCGCGCCGCCGACGGCGATGGCGAGTCCGGCGCCCGCAGCGTGGTGGTGGCGCATGCGCGCGACTTCAACGCCTACCGCGCCCGCCTGGCTGGCCAGGTCGCCAACAGCACGCCGTCCAAGGATGCCGGCACTGGCCAGAGCTCGTCGGGCAAGATTACCGCCAAGGTCGAGGAAAAGCCGAACGCCGTCAACGCCGCGCGCGACAAGCTCACCCTGTCCAAGGCCACGGCCGACAAGCCGGGCGAAGGCAAGACCGGCGCCGCCGTCGAAGACAGGATCGCCAAACAGAAGCAGGTCGAGGACGCTTCGTCGCGGGTGCAGGAACTGGAAAAGAACGTCAACGACCTCGAGAAGCTGATGGAGGTCAAGAGCAAGTCGGCCGCCACGGCCCCGGTCGCGCCGGCTGCGCCAGTCGCCGCTGAGCAGGCCGCGTCCGCGCCGGCGCCAACCCGGATGGCGCCGGTGATTCCGCCGCGCAAGCTCGAAGAACCGGGCCTGTTCGACAAGCTGATGGCCAATTCGCAAATGGTGGGCCTGCTGGTGGCCGGTTTGCTGGTGGCCGTGGTGGCGGCGCTGGCTGCCATTGCCGCGCGTCGCCGCCGCAAGTTCGTGGTGCCGCGCGACGAATCCGGCCCCGATGGCCTCGACGCCGCGCCGGCCTGGGATCCGGCGCCGACCGCGCCAGCCGCTGCTGTTGCAGGTGGTGTGGCCGCCGGTGTTGCGACAGATGCGGCGGCAGTGGAGCCGGTGGTCGGCGCCGACAACAGCGGCTTCGACACCCACTTCGCGCCGTCGGCCAGCCAGCTCGACAACAACGAAGTCGATCCGGTGGCCGAAGCCGATGTGTACATCGCCTATGGCCGCGATGCGCAAGCCGAGGAAATCCTCAAGGAAGCGCTGCGCAACCATCCCGAGCGCCATGCCGCGCGCCTGAAGCTGCTGGAAATCTACGCCAACCGCCACGATGCCCGCACCTTCGAGAGCCAGGCGTCGGAACTGTATTCGCTCACGCGCGGGCAGGGCGACGAATGGGCGCAAGCCGCGCGCATGGGCCGCGAACTCGAACCAGGCAACCCGCTGTACGCCAGCCTTGACGCCGACAGCGCCGACAGCTTTGGCACCGCGCCGGTGGCAGCCACTGCCGGCGTGGTGGCTGCTGCCACGGCCGCTGCGGCCTATGCCGCCTACGACCACGACGATAGCGATGGCGATGTGCCGGCCGAGGCGACCGCGTTCGGCGCCGCAGCGGGCGGTGCTGATGCTTACGATACCGCGCCGGCCGCCTACGACACCGGTTTCAATGACGACCTGGAAACTGCCTTGCCGCAGGCGGCGGATGCCGCTGTCTCGCCGGCTTCGGTGGCTGCACAAGCGAACGCTGCCGATTTCGGCCTGGGTGGCCTGGACTTTGCCGCGCCCGACCCGTATGCGCAGGATCCATTCGGCAAAGTGCCGGCCGAGACCGTGCCGTTCCTGCAGGACGACAATTTCAACCTGTCGCTCGACAAGCCTGCACCGGCGCCGGCCGAGGAGCCAGCATACGACCCGAGCATGGACTTCAGCCTCGACCTGCCAGCCGAACCGGCCCAGCCGGCCGCGTTGGACAAGGCATCTGTGGCAGCCGACGCCGATGCCACCCGCGTACCGCTCGACTTCGACGCTGCCGACTTCACCATTCCCGACGTGCCGGCCCTGGCCGTGCCGCCAGCAGAGCCGGCCCCGGCGCCAGCGCCAGCCGTGGCTGACAAGGACGCTGCGCCCGAGTTCGACCTCTCCGGCATCGATTTCGACTTGAACAGCCAGCCCGAGCCGGCGGAACCGGCTGCCAGCGCCGAGACAGGCCGTGCCGAGACTGGCCGTGCCGAGACTGGCCGTGCCGAGACTGGCCGTGCCGAGCCAATGTCGGCGCTGCACATGGAAATGGATACCAAGCTCGACCTCGCCGTCGCCTACCAGGAAATCGGCGACAAGGAGGGCGCGCGCGAACTGCTCGACGAAGTGCTGCGTGGCGGCAGCGACGAGCAGGTGGCCAAGGCCACCGCGATGAAGGAGCAGCTGGGCTAA
- the truA gene encoding tRNA pseudouridine(38-40) synthase TruA encodes MKRIAIGLQYDGTAWHGYQKQESGHTVQDQLERALEKFARVPLATTCAGRTDTGVHALEQVVHFDTDLSRDPNAWLRGVNAFLPPSIAVRWAKELPGDPGVNDFFHARFSARARTYHYVLYNNPTRSPLLEGRAGFYFRPLDVELMQQAVPPLLGWHDFTAFRAAQCQAKSPVKLMHDIRIQRHGELVVFTITANAFLHHMVRNLVGSLVYIGTGRQRPEWLGELLESKDRHAAAPTFMPDGLYLAKIDYDPKWELPLETTAPLPWF; translated from the coding sequence TTGAAACGGATCGCAATCGGCCTGCAGTACGACGGCACCGCCTGGCACGGCTACCAGAAACAGGAAAGCGGCCACACGGTGCAGGATCAGCTCGAACGGGCCCTGGAGAAATTCGCCAGGGTGCCGCTCGCTACCACCTGCGCCGGCCGCACCGATACCGGCGTCCATGCGCTCGAACAAGTCGTCCACTTCGATACCGACCTGTCGCGCGACCCCAATGCCTGGCTGCGCGGCGTCAACGCGTTTTTGCCGCCGTCGATCGCGGTGCGCTGGGCCAAAGAGCTGCCGGGCGACCCCGGCGTCAATGATTTCTTCCACGCCCGCTTCAGCGCGCGCGCCCGCACCTATCATTACGTGCTGTACAACAATCCCACCCGCTCGCCGCTGCTCGAAGGTCGCGCCGGCTTTTATTTCCGTCCGCTCGACGTGGAACTGATGCAGCAGGCCGTGCCGCCGCTCTTGGGCTGGCACGACTTCACGGCATTCCGCGCGGCCCAGTGCCAGGCCAAGTCTCCCGTCAAGCTGATGCACGACATCCGCATCCAGCGTCACGGTGAGCTGGTGGTGTTTACCATTACCGCCAACGCCTTCCTGCACCACATGGTGCGCAACCTGGTCGGTTCGCTCGTGTACATCGGTACGGGCCGCCAGCGCCCCGAATGGCTGGGCGAGTTGCTCGAATCAAAAGACCGCCATGCCGCCGCGCCCACCTTCATGCCCGACGGCCTGTACCTGGCCAAGATCGATTACGACCCCAAGTGGGAACTGCCGCTCGAAACCACCGCGCCGCTGCCCTGGTTCTAA
- a CDS encoding phosphoribosylanthranilate isomerase has product MQRTRIKICGLTRVEDVQAAVALGADAIGFVFYPNSPRYVTPEQAAALIAAVPPFVTCTGLFVNATPEQVAAVVKVAPVSLVQLHGDESIAESAAIAAACGRQFLRVFRVKPDTAPADLLEYEQLCRAASPLFTSLLLDTYVDAYGGAGKGFDWSLVPKELAPRVVLSGGLSVHNATDAVVSVRPYAVDISSGVEAAKGIKDARKIADFIAAVRAGDDQLDRATLKEHPHESLA; this is encoded by the coding sequence ATGCAACGCACCCGAATTAAAATTTGCGGGCTGACCCGCGTGGAAGACGTGCAGGCGGCAGTCGCCCTGGGCGCCGACGCCATCGGTTTCGTGTTCTATCCGAACAGCCCGCGCTACGTCACGCCCGAGCAGGCCGCCGCGCTGATCGCGGCCGTGCCGCCGTTCGTCACCTGCACCGGCCTGTTCGTCAACGCCACGCCGGAGCAGGTGGCGGCCGTGGTCAAGGTGGCGCCGGTATCGCTGGTGCAGCTGCATGGCGACGAGAGCATCGCCGAGTCGGCGGCGATCGCTGCAGCGTGCGGGCGACAGTTCCTGCGCGTGTTCCGGGTGAAACCTGACACCGCGCCCGCCGATTTGCTAGAATACGAGCAGCTATGCCGTGCCGCCAGTCCCTTGTTCACCAGCCTGTTGCTGGATACATATGTGGATGCTTATGGTGGCGCAGGAAAGGGTTTTGATTGGTCTCTCGTTCCAAAAGAGCTCGCGCCTCGGGTCGTTTTGAGTGGTGGCTTGAGCGTACACAACGCCACTGATGCGGTGGTGAGCGTACGCCCCTACGCGGTCGACATCAGCAGCGGTGTCGAAGCAGCGAAGGGGATCAAGGACGCCCGCAAGATCGCCGATTTTATTGCGGCGGTGCGGGCCGGAGATGACCAGCTCGACAGAGCAACCCTGAAAGAACACCCCCATGAAAGCCTTGCCTGA